One window of the Niallia circulans genome contains the following:
- the tagD gene encoding glycerol-3-phosphate cytidylyltransferase, with the protein MKKVITYGTFDLLHWGHINILKRAKELGDHLTVALSSDEFNAIKNKQAYHSYDNRKMILEAIRYVDEVIPEHDWDQKIRDVVDHNIDVFVMGDDWEGKFDFLKDYCEVVYLPRTVGISTTKIKKDLFKVNG; encoded by the coding sequence ATGAAGAAAGTTATTACCTATGGTACCTTTGATTTATTACATTGGGGCCATATAAATATTTTAAAACGAGCTAAAGAGTTGGGAGATCACTTAACTGTTGCACTTTCTAGTGATGAATTTAATGCCATTAAGAACAAACAAGCATATCATAGTTACGATAATCGCAAAATGATTTTAGAAGCAATCCGTTATGTGGATGAAGTAATTCCAGAGCATGATTGGGATCAAAAAATCAGAGACGTTGTGGATCATAATATTGATGTTTTCGTTATGGGAGACGATTGGGAAGGAAAATTTGACTTCTTGAAAGATTATTGTGAAGTTGTATATCTTCCAAGAACCGTTGGAATCTCTACAACAAAAATTAAAAAGGACCTATTTAAAGTAAATGGTTAG
- a CDS encoding CDP-glycerol glycerophosphotransferase family protein gives MSESGFNHKQIQTISIIHNMLSIQFGFKTSILEDNKASFLILNRKTENEKYLPFHTLDDENTIGSYEVTIDLHKEKDFFGQSGVWDVYIVVESEEDEYKRYRIVSNRQELNLIYYQYADMGTVFYPYTTNKMNLSLKTTKRSFISKVEDAYLSKDGLLNISGYVLDTKLMGAKHDMKKTLIITNHLDDEQYRLPLESVTRTDLTELYGDGIRNYDDIGFKGTFSIKEYLHTSELIYFRFYIELSYIDNGEEIVKVSPRLTFNPFNPLQSRRAKVIRIDGIDRRIFIKKTKVKSYLSVKVYVYNRSKEWKSRIRRKLTDIKRSRKIKALYKKAFKLMGYAPVRKKSVVFESFAGKQFSCNPRAIFEYMQDSNPEYKMYWSVDKKYMKNFEGRNLNIVPRFSIKWLFIMARAQYWVSNSRLPLWIPKPNHTTYLQTWHGTPLKKLAADMDEVHMPGTNTVKYKNNFLKEASNWDYLISPNAYSTEIFQRAFAFNKTMIESGYPRNDVLHVDNTAENMEALKQKFALPMDKKIILYAPTWRDNQFYGRGKYKFDLELDLNMLRDQLGDEYIVLLRMHYLVAENFDLTPYTGFAFDFSNYEDIRELYLVSDILVTDYSSVFFDYANLRRPMIFFVYDIEDYRDNLRGFYFDFEKTAPGPLVKTTEEVIQSIKEAEVNPISDKFNTFYDKFCYLEEGKSAERVVEEVFNKR, from the coding sequence ATGAGTGAATCTGGATTTAATCATAAACAAATACAAACGATCAGCATTATCCACAATATGCTCAGTATTCAATTTGGTTTTAAAACAAGTATCTTAGAGGATAATAAAGCATCGTTCCTCATTTTAAATAGAAAGACGGAAAATGAAAAATATCTGCCATTTCATACATTGGACGATGAAAATACGATTGGAAGTTATGAAGTTACCATTGATTTACATAAAGAAAAAGATTTTTTTGGACAATCTGGAGTATGGGATGTCTATATTGTTGTTGAGTCTGAAGAAGATGAATACAAACGATATCGTATCGTAAGTAATCGTCAAGAATTAAATTTGATCTACTATCAATATGCTGATATGGGCACTGTTTTTTATCCATATACAACTAATAAAATGAATCTTTCCCTGAAAACAACGAAAAGGTCTTTTATTTCGAAAGTAGAAGATGCTTATCTTAGTAAAGACGGTTTATTAAATATTAGCGGATATGTATTAGATACAAAGCTTATGGGCGCTAAACATGATATGAAAAAAACACTAATCATTACAAATCATTTAGATGATGAGCAGTATCGTCTTCCTTTAGAGAGTGTGACTAGAACGGATTTAACCGAATTATACGGGGATGGAATCAGAAATTATGATGATATTGGGTTTAAAGGCACCTTTTCTATAAAAGAATATTTACATACATCTGAATTAATCTATTTCCGATTCTATATAGAGCTTTCTTATATAGATAATGGTGAAGAGATAGTAAAGGTCAGTCCAAGATTAACATTCAATCCTTTTAATCCTCTGCAATCGCGAAGAGCTAAAGTGATCAGAATAGATGGAATAGATAGAAGAATTTTTATTAAAAAGACCAAGGTAAAGAGCTATCTTTCCGTCAAAGTATATGTTTACAATCGTTCGAAAGAATGGAAAAGTAGAATCAGAAGAAAATTGACTGATATTAAGAGAAGTCGAAAGATCAAAGCGTTATATAAAAAAGCATTTAAGTTGATGGGATATGCACCGGTTCGAAAAAAATCCGTTGTATTTGAAAGTTTTGCTGGAAAGCAGTTTAGCTGTAACCCAAGAGCAATTTTTGAATATATGCAGGATTCTAATCCTGAATATAAAATGTACTGGAGTGTTGATAAAAAGTACATGAAAAATTTCGAAGGAAGAAATTTAAATATAGTGCCACGCTTCTCTATTAAGTGGTTATTTATAATGGCTAGAGCCCAATATTGGGTGAGTAATAGTCGCTTACCATTATGGATTCCAAAACCAAACCATACAACCTATTTGCAAACTTGGCATGGCACGCCACTGAAAAAATTGGCTGCCGATATGGATGAAGTGCATATGCCTGGTACAAATACAGTTAAATATAAGAACAACTTTTTAAAAGAAGCATCTAATTGGGACTATTTAATTTCTCCTAATGCGTATTCTACGGAAATATTTCAAAGGGCTTTCGCTTTTAATAAAACAATGATTGAATCTGGATATCCTAGAAATGACGTGTTACATGTAGATAATACGGCAGAAAACATGGAAGCTTTAAAACAAAAATTTGCTTTACCAATGGATAAGAAGATTATTCTGTATGCACCGACATGGCGAGATAATCAATTTTATGGAAGAGGAAAATATAAATTCGATTTAGAATTAGATTTAAATATGCTTCGTGATCAGCTTGGCGATGAATATATAGTTTTATTGCGCATGCATTACTTAGTAGCTGAAAACTTTGACTTAACACCATACACTGGCTTTGCTTTTGATTTTTCAAATTATGAAGATATTCGAGAACTTTATTTAGTGTCGGATATTTTGGTAACAGACTATTCTTCCGTATTTTTTGACTATGCCAATTTAAGAAGACCAATGATTTTCTTTGTATATGATATTGAAGATTATCGAGATAATTTACGTGGTTTCTATTTTGATTTTGAAAAAACAGCCCCGGGTCCACTAGTGAAAACGACAGAAGAAGTTATTCAATCTATCAAAGAGGCAGAAGTTAACCCAATAAGTGATAAATTCAATACCTTCTATGACAAGTTTTGCTACCTAGAAGAGGGAAAATCTGCTGAAAGAGTAGTAGAAGAGGTTTTTAACAAAAGGTAA